CGGCAACTGGTAGAGACCTCGAGCGAGTTGGACCACGTCGCCATTTTCGACCATCCGCATCAGTGTTGAAGGGGGCACTCCAAGCGCCCTGATGTCACGGGATCGTGCAATTCCATGCTCCCGCAGAAAGGCAACAACCTGCTCCCGCCTGGTGGAGCCCATGGTACGAACCCTCAGTAGTTCTAAACAAGTGTATAGGATTTGTACCAGATGGGAAGACCTCAAAACGGTGACCCGGTCCTCAGCTTGGTTCTTGTCAACCGACGTAAGCCGCAGGATGGGAGGCGCGTAACCAAGGTTCAAATCAGGCCGGATTGATGGGAGCAATCAGCTCCGGCCGATCGTTCCGGACGTTTCCGACATCGCGGTGGACGGGCCACAGGCGTGTCTGGTCCGCCGGGGGCATTGTCACATCAACGATGGTGGCCTGTCGGTCGTGACGGTAACCTCGCGGGATGCCGCCGCTCTCGTATGCCCGCCACCACTTCCCGCCCGCGATCATCCAGCATGCAATCTGGCTGTATCTCCGGTTCACACTAAGCTACCGGGATGTCGAGGAGCTGCTGGCCGAACGCGGCGTGGACGTATCCTACGAGACCATCCGCCGCTGGGTCCTGAAGTTTGGGCCGGCCATCGCCGGCAACCTGCGGCGATTGCGTCCCAAGCCCAGCCCACGCTGGCACCTGGACGAGATGGTCGTGCGCATCGGTGGCCAACTGATGTATCTGTGGCGGGCCGTCGATGATGAAGGCGAGGTGCTGGAGGTGCTCGTCCAGCGCCGACGCGACAAGGCTGCGGCGTTGAAGTTGATGCGCAAGCTGCTGAAGAAGCACGGTTTCGCGCCCACCCAGGTCACGACCGACAAGCTCCGGTCCTACAGGGCCGCTTTCCGCGAACTCGGTTTGACCGCCCACCATGAACAAGGGCGTCGAACGAACAACCGCGCCGAAGTCTCGCACCAGCCGGTGCGGCGACGCGAGCGGAAGATGCAGCGGTTCAAATCGCCCGCGTCCGCTCAGCGCTTCGTTTCCCTGCACGCCGCCGTCTACAATTGCTTCAACCTCCAACGCCACCTGGTATCCCGTCGTACCCTGGGCACCTTCCGGGCGCGGGCCAGGGCCGACTGCCAAGCAGCCACCGCTGCGGCGTGAGCCTGTCGGGAAATCGAAGCATGCTGCGCGCCGGCCCCGTTTTCGTGACAAAGCCGCAGCGGCCAAGGGCGTGGCAGCCAGGGCACTGGCCCCCGCAACCTTCTTAGTCAGCAGCCGGCGCATGGTTCGCACTATCTCTCCGGCACCCGTGAGGCGGCCCTGTCGCCCTATGAAGTGAAGGCCGGTGCCATCATCCCTGGTGTCATGGAAAGCGGCATCAACTCCGACCTGCCGGGCATCATCAAGGCGCGGGTGCGCGAGAACGTCTACGACACCGCCACCGGGCAATACCTGCTGATCCCCAAGGATTCCATGCTGATCGGCAGCTACGACAACGGGGTGGAGATGGGCCAGGAACGGGTGCTGATCGCCTGGAACCGGATCATCTACCCCGACGCCTCGTCGCTGGATCTCGGCAGCATGCCCGGCGCCGATCAGGGCGGCTATGCCGGCGTCTCCGATCAGGCGAACAACCACTATGTCCGGACCTTCGGCAACGCCCTGCTGCTGTCGATCTTCTCGGCCGGCGTCCAGCTCTCCCAGCCGCAGCAGCGCGGCGACACGCGCGGCGGCTATGACGCGCAGCAGATCATCGCCGGCAGTCTCGGTCAGCAGATGGGCCAGCTCGGCGCGGAGTATGCCCGCAAGGGTCTGAACGTCGCTCCAACCCTGGAGGTCCGCCCTGGCTACCGCTTCACCATCATGGTGACCAAGGACATGATCATCCCGCCCTGGCAGGGATAACTCTTACAGTACGTCACATCACCTTGCTGGTAGATTCCACTCAGCATTCCGGACGTACGAACCAGGTGCTGGTAGATTCCACTGATCCTGCCGTTGCCGGTTTGCTGGTAGATTCCACCGCCGGCTAGGTACAGAAGGCAACCCCCGAGTCGCATGCGCTGATACATTCCACCGCTGAGAAGACCCCGATTCGGCCAACCGCGCTGGTAGATTCCACTGGACGGCCAAGACGCCAGCAGCCGGAGATAATTGCTCAGTGGAATCTGAAAGCCAGATGGGTGGAATTTACCAGCACAGTACCGAGTCGCTCAGTGGAATCTGCCAGACAAGCAAATAGGTTGAACCAAATAACTTCGAATAGCCTGCCCTGGTAGATTCCACCGTTGACGATCCCTCAGGTCGATGAGGAAATGGGTCACATGAGGAACATTCATAAGCTGCTGATTGATCATGGCCTCGAAGCCGCCCGCGAGCTTGTCGTCGACAAAGCCGAGCGGCGCCAGTTGGAGATCGCCGCTGCTGTTTTGGCAGAAGAAAGCGAGACGCTCGGTATTTGTCATGCCGGCTTTGCTCTGACCTCATTACCTCACAAAGACATTATAGAGCCTTTCTGGCGCCGTGAGGGCCATCGGATTACCTTGATGGTCGAATCAGGCCGTGACCGCCAAGGCAATGTGGTCGGCATCCCGTATGGGTCAAAAGCCCGCATGATTCTCATCTACCTTCAAACCCAAGCTGTCCGTACTCGATGCCGTGAAGTCGAACTCGGCGGATCCCTCAAGGGCTGGATGAAGAACATGGGAATGGCATCCATCGGCGGAGCCACGTATAAGATGGTTACTGAACAGGCCCGTCGTATTTCCGCATGCCGCCTAACCTTCTTCACCGATCACGGCCACGCCGATCGGGTCGCTAAAGGTGCCTTTGTCGAAGAGTACTTTGATTTAGCCGGAATGCTGAACGATGACAATCAACCGACCCTTTGGCAGGACAAGGTAACCCTAAACGACGCCTTCTACCGCTCCCTGATAGACCATCCTGTGCCGGTCAGCGAAACAGCCCTCCGGGAGATCGGCAACAAGTCGATGGCAATCGATATCTATGTTTGGCTCGCCTATCGCCTTCACAGCCTTTGCAAACCCACGCCAGTCTCTTGGCCGGCACTAATGGCCCAGTTCGGCGCTGGGTTCAACGCGATGCGCAATTTTAAGCCCGCTTTCACTGAGGCGCTTCGCATGGCGTTGGCGGCCTACCCTGATGCCAAAGTCCAGGTGGAATCTACCAGCATCACCCTATATCCAAGTGCGCCGCCAATCGCCAAGTCTCGCGACAGGCTCGGGGTATTGTAAGGCGCCTGCGGCGTTTTCGCCACGCTACCCCCTCAGGTGGAAGTCTGCAACCAGAAAGCATGCGCGCTTTACGCAGGCGCTTTTCTTCGATGAGCTTTATTGCTTGTGCCTACGGAGACCCGTGTGAAAACCTGTTCGCAGCGGGTGCGTCCCATCCGGCTTTAGCCGGGATGCTACTTCAAGCTGAGTAAGGGTGTTACGGCAGGAGCGTGATCTGGTCGGTCTGCCGCCCTCGATGACACCGCTTGGACCCGCACTCTATGGGCACTGCCATTCGTCCCGCAAGCACCACCCCACCCTTCTGGGACGCGTTCTCGGATGTCGATGCCATTGTCGAGGAGGTGCTGGTCGAGCTGACGGCGATGGCGAGTGACGGCACTCGTCCAGCCCGCACCGGGCCCAAAGCGCCTCTCACCGGAGCGGCGCTGCGCAAGGCGATTATGGCGATCTGGTGCGTATGTTTCTGCGGCATGCAATGGCGCGCGATCGGGCAGCTCACCGGTATCCTGTTCGGCACGTTGTACACTCTGTTTGCCCGCTGGACCCGGCTCGGGCTGTGGCGCCGGCTGCTCGACCGGCTGCGCCGGATGTGGCGTCTGGCCTGCGGCGATACCGCGAAACCGAGCACGGTGGTGATCGACAGCCGGACCTGCCCTTCGGCCCCGAGTTGCTTCGCGCGCGGCGTGGACGGGGGTAAGAAGATTCGCGGGGTGAAGATCAGCATCGCCGTCGAGAAGCACGGGATCTCGCTGGCGATCGACGCCACGTCCGCCAACGTGCACGACACCAAGGGCATCGTGCCGGTGCTGCGCCAACTCGCCGGACGGGGGTTCGAAGGACCAGCGATTGGCGATCTCGGCTATCGCGGCGAGCGCCTGGCCAAGGCCGGAGCGGCGCTCGGCATCAGCATCCAGCCGGTTGCCCGCGGTCGCGACGGCGTGTTCATCCAGACCGAAATCGCCTGGGTCGTGGAGCGCTCCTTCAGCTGGATCAGCCGCTACCGTCGATTGAACACCATTGTCGAGCGGACAAAGGAGCACCTCGTCGCCTTCGTCCAGATCGCCTTCATCTCCATCCTCTCCCGACGCCTGCGCCGGTTCGACACCCAAGCCGGCAGCGCGTGACGTCTACGAACAGCTTCTGACAAGCTGTGTCAGTGCCGATTGGATACTGGCCCATCCGCATTCCCGGTGCAGGGTAGCAGCCTGGGCGTGGGCATTCAGGCGGCCTCAAGCACACGATGACGCAGCAAATCGAAGCCGCCGCGACCGTTCATCATGCG
The Azospirillum sp. TSA2s DNA segment above includes these coding regions:
- a CDS encoding IS6 family transposase, producing the protein MPPLSYARHHFPPAIIQHAIWLYLRFTLSYRDVEELLAERGVDVSYETIRRWVLKFGPAIAGNLRRLRPKPSPRWHLDEMVVRIGGQLMYLWRAVDDEGEVLEVLVQRRRDKAAALKLMRKLLKKHGFAPTQVTTDKLRSYRAAFRELGLTAHHEQGRRTNNRAEVSHQPVRRRERKMQRFKSPASAQRFVSLHAAVYNCFNLQRHLVSRRTLGTFRARARADCQAATAAA
- a CDS encoding TrbI/VirB10 family protein codes for the protein MKAGAIIPGVMESGINSDLPGIIKARVRENVYDTATGQYLLIPKDSMLIGSYDNGVEMGQERVLIAWNRIIYPDASSLDLGSMPGADQGGYAGVSDQANNHYVRTFGNALLLSIFSAGVQLSQPQQRGDTRGGYDAQQIIAGSLGQQMGQLGAEYARKGLNVAPTLEVRPGYRFTIMVTKDMIIPPWQG
- a CDS encoding replication protein RepA, with translation MRNIHKLLIDHGLEAARELVVDKAERRQLEIAAAVLAEESETLGICHAGFALTSLPHKDIIEPFWRREGHRITLMVESGRDRQGNVVGIPYGSKARMILIYLQTQAVRTRCREVELGGSLKGWMKNMGMASIGGATYKMVTEQARRISACRLTFFTDHGHADRVAKGAFVEEYFDLAGMLNDDNQPTLWQDKVTLNDAFYRSLIDHPVPVSETALREIGNKSMAIDIYVWLAYRLHSLCKPTPVSWPALMAQFGAGFNAMRNFKPAFTEALRMALAAYPDAKVQVESTSITLYPSAPPIAKSRDRLGVL
- a CDS encoding IS5 family transposase, whose protein sequence is MGTAIRPASTTPPFWDAFSDVDAIVEEVLVELTAMASDGTRPARTGPKAPLTGAALRKAIMAIWCVCFCGMQWRAIGQLTGILFGTLYTLFARWTRLGLWRRLLDRLRRMWRLACGDTAKPSTVVIDSRTCPSAPSCFARGVDGGKKIRGVKISIAVEKHGISLAIDATSANVHDTKGIVPVLRQLAGRGFEGPAIGDLGYRGERLAKAGAALGISIQPVARGRDGVFIQTEIAWVVERSFSWISRYRRLNTIVERTKEHLVAFVQIAFISILSRRLRRFDTQAGSA